One stretch of Arachis duranensis cultivar V14167 chromosome 1, aradu.V14167.gnm2.J7QH, whole genome shotgun sequence DNA includes these proteins:
- the LOC107468557 gene encoding aspartyl protease family protein At5g10770, translating to MSYLSLATSSLLCVLLFFLCSLEKGFALQRSNKDIDDDHSHHHVRLSSLLPSPTCSSSSVKGSNKMKTTLDVVHKHGPCSKLNKAKKGPTSHSEILNVDQERVKYINSKISKNKLGHDDELGLKQLDSATLPAKSGSLIGSGNYFVVVGLGTPKKDLSLLFDTGSDLTWTQCEPCAKSCYKQQDDIFDPSKSSTYSNITCTSSLCTQLSTATGNDPGCASTSKACVYGIQYGDSSFSVGFFSHERLTVTDTDYVDGFLFGCGQNNQGLFGGSAGLLGLGRHPISFVQQTAAKYHKIFSYCLPSTASNVGYLAFGASRASSYVKYTPFSTNSAGASFYGLDITGITVGDTKLPVSSSTFSTGGAIIDSGTVITRLPPTAYTALRSAFRQGMARYPMASSLSILDTCYDLSAYKTVIFPKIVFEFAGGATVDLAAAGTFYVASVKQVCLGFAPNGDDSDVTIFGNVQQKTLQVVYDVNGGKVGFGAGGCK from the exons atgTCTTATTTATCCTTAGCTACTTCTTCTCTTCTATGTGttctcttgtttttcttgtgctccttGGAAAAGGGTTTCGCTCTCCAAAGAAGTAACAAGGACATTGATGATGATCATAGTCACCACCATGTTCGTCTCAGCTCTCTTCTGCCATCACCTACTTGCAGCTCCTCTTCTGTCAAAG GTTCTAACAAAATGAAGACAACATTGGATGTGGTACACAAACATGGGCCATGCTCCAAactaaacaaagcaaagaagggcccaacatCACACAGTGAGATTCTGAATGTAGACCAAGAAAGGGTCAAATACATTAACTCCAAGATATCCAAGAACAAGTTGGGCCATGATGATGAACTTGGATTGAAGCAGTTAGATTCTGCCACTTTACCTGCCAAATCTGGAAGCCTTATTGGGTCAGGAAACTACTTTGTTGTAGTGGGTCTTGGGACACCAAAAAAGGACTTGTCTCTTTTATTTGACACTGGAAGTGATCTCACTTGGACTCAGTGTGAGCCTTGTGCTAAATCATGTTACAAGCAACAAGATGACATTTTTGATCCATCAAAGTCTTCAACATATTCCAATATTACTTGCACTTCTTCACTTTGTACTCAGCTTTCTACAGCCAcag GAAATGACCCAGGATGTGCTTCAACATCAAAGGCTTGTGTATATGGCATCCAGTACGGTGACTCATCCTTCTCTGTTGGCTTTTTCAGCCATGAGCGGCTGACGGTGACCGACACCGACTATGTGGACGGCTTCCTTTTTGGTTGTGGCCAAAACAACCAAGGCCTCTTCGGCGGCTCGGCCGGCTTATTAGGCCTCGGCCGCCACCCTATTTCCTTTGTCCAACAAACCGCCGCAAAATATCACAAAATATTCTCCTATTGTCTTCCTTCCACCGCAAGCAATGTAGGTTACCTTGCCTTTGGTGCTTCTAGAGCTTCTAGTTATGTCAAATACACTCCCTTTTCGACCAACTCGGCCGGCGCTTCCTTTTACGGCCTAGACATCACCGGAATAACTGTTGGGGACACCAAGCTCCCTGTTTCTTCCTCCACATTCTCTACCGGCGGCGCGATTATAGACTCCGGAACCGTGATCACCCGGCTTCCACCAACGGCCTATACCGCCTTAAGATCAGCATTCCGACAAGGTATGGCAAGGTACCCCATGGCGAGCAGTTTGTCCATATTGGACACATGCTATGACTTGAGTGCATACAAAACGGTAATTTTCCCAAAAATAGTATTTGAATTCGCCGGGGGTGCCACAGTGGATCTCGCGGCGGCCGGGACATTTTATGTTGCTAGTGTGAAACAAGTGTGCTTGGGTTTTGCACCCAATGGGGATGATAGTGATGTTACAATATTTGGAAATGTGCAACAAAAGACACTACAAGTAGTGTATGATGTTAATGGTGGTAAGGTAGGGTTTGGAGCCGGTGGATGCAAGTGA